Proteins encoded in a region of the Gulosibacter sediminis genome:
- the efeU gene encoding iron uptake transporter permease EfeU has product MLGAFLIGLREGLEAALVVGILLAYVRRIDRRDLIRPITIGVGIAVAISLLLGAILTFGAYGLSFQAQEIIGGSLSLVAVAMVTFMVFWMGKTSANLRGDLEREVDARIHQGSGWGIVALAIVSVGREGLETALFVWSTTRGTGDTPWYTGLGSAVLGILAAVAIAWLLMRGMLRVDLSKFFLVTGIVLVVLAGGVLAYAIGDLQEAAVLPGPYLAAPDGAPAWLASWYGQDAWAFQLSSSIPPDGFVASLLKGTIGFVPDMSKLSVIAWIAYLLITMLLFLRQYRRSRAARAAAKAARVATA; this is encoded by the coding sequence ATGCTCGGAGCATTCCTGATTGGCCTCCGTGAGGGGCTCGAGGCCGCACTCGTCGTCGGCATTCTGCTCGCCTATGTGCGCCGCATCGACCGCCGCGATCTGATTCGCCCGATCACGATCGGCGTCGGCATCGCCGTCGCCATCAGCCTGCTGCTCGGCGCGATCCTCACCTTCGGCGCCTACGGCCTCTCGTTTCAGGCGCAGGAGATCATCGGCGGCTCGCTCTCGCTCGTCGCGGTCGCGATGGTGACCTTCATGGTCTTCTGGATGGGCAAGACCTCGGCGAACCTCCGCGGTGACCTCGAGCGCGAAGTGGATGCGCGCATCCACCAGGGCAGCGGCTGGGGCATCGTCGCGCTCGCGATCGTGTCGGTCGGCCGCGAGGGCCTCGAGACCGCGCTGTTCGTCTGGTCGACGACCCGCGGCACCGGCGATACCCCGTGGTACACCGGCCTCGGCTCAGCGGTGCTCGGCATCCTCGCCGCCGTCGCGATCGCCTGGCTGCTCATGCGCGGCATGCTCCGCGTCGACCTCTCAAAGTTCTTCCTCGTCACCGGTATCGTGCTCGTCGTGCTCGCGGGCGGCGTGCTCGCCTACGCCATCGGCGACCTCCAGGAAGCCGCGGTGCTGCCCGGCCCGTACCTCGCGGCGCCGGACGGCGCGCCCGCCTGGCTCGCGAGCTGGTACGGGCAGGACGCCTGGGCATTCCAGCTCTCGAGCAGCATCCCGCCCGACGGCTTCGTCGCCTCGCTGCTCAAGGGCACGATCGGCTTCGTGCCCGACATGTCAAAGCTCTCGGTCATTGCCTGGATCGCCTACCTCCTCATCACGATGCTGCTGTTCCTGCGCCAGTACCGCCGCAGCCGCGCGGCCCGGGCCGCGGCCAAAGCCGCACGCGTCGCGACCGCCTGA
- the efeO gene encoding iron uptake system protein EfeO translates to MRKLRFGLVPGLAALTLVLAGCVPNAGTDAAGEAITVSSTDSKCTVSTAEATAGTLTFNVSNDGDRVTEFYLLADDGLRIVGEVENIAPGTVRTLTVVAQPGSYFTACKPGMVGDNVGQTDFSVSGDRVELSGDDAELQQTAIDNYKAYVRDQVSQLVPAVDEFVEAYVSGDDETARELFASTRVYYERIEPTAEAFGDLDPKIDYREVDAREEGLDWTGFHRIEKDLWPPTDGDLNSDDTDALEGWTPSTDAERAELGEQLVSDIAELNDLVTSDDFELQLGDISNGAIGLLDEVATGKITGEEDWWSGTDLTDFQANVEGAEVAFGIVRDMALAKGEEGAQLVADIDAGFDELNAELAQYGSLDDGFTNYEDLTEEQIKGLSDKVSALAEPLSQLTALLLG, encoded by the coding sequence ATGCGCAAACTACGATTCGGGCTCGTGCCCGGCCTTGCGGCGCTCACGCTCGTGCTGGCTGGCTGCGTGCCGAACGCCGGCACCGACGCGGCGGGCGAAGCAATCACCGTCTCGAGCACCGACTCGAAGTGCACGGTCTCGACCGCCGAGGCCACCGCGGGCACCCTCACGTTTAACGTGTCGAACGACGGCGACCGGGTCACCGAGTTCTACCTGCTCGCCGATGACGGCCTGCGCATTGTGGGCGAGGTCGAGAACATCGCGCCCGGCACCGTGCGAACGCTCACCGTTGTCGCGCAACCGGGCAGCTACTTCACCGCCTGCAAGCCGGGCATGGTCGGCGACAACGTCGGCCAGACCGACTTCTCGGTCTCGGGCGACCGCGTCGAGCTCTCGGGCGACGACGCCGAGCTGCAGCAAACGGCGATCGACAACTACAAGGCCTACGTGCGCGACCAGGTGTCGCAGCTCGTGCCCGCCGTCGACGAGTTCGTCGAGGCCTACGTCTCGGGCGACGACGAGACCGCGCGCGAGCTGTTCGCGAGCACCCGCGTCTACTACGAGCGCATCGAGCCGACCGCCGAGGCCTTCGGCGACCTCGACCCGAAGATCGACTACCGCGAGGTGGATGCCCGCGAGGAGGGCCTCGACTGGACCGGCTTCCACCGCATCGAGAAGGACCTCTGGCCGCCGACCGATGGCGACCTCAACTCCGACGACACCGATGCGCTCGAGGGCTGGACCCCGTCGACCGACGCCGAGCGCGCCGAACTCGGTGAGCAGCTCGTCTCGGACATCGCCGAGCTCAACGACCTCGTGACCTCCGACGACTTCGAGCTGCAGCTCGGTGACATCTCGAACGGCGCCATCGGCCTGCTCGACGAGGTCGCGACCGGCAAGATCACCGGCGAGGAAGACTGGTGGTCGGGCACCGACCTCACCGACTTCCAGGCGAACGTCGAGGGCGCCGAGGTGGCCTTCGGCATCGTGCGCGACATGGCGCTCGCGAAGGGCGAAGAGGGTGCGCAGCTCGTCGCCGACATCGACGCGGGCTTCGACGAACTCAACGCCGAACTCGCGCAGTACGGGTCGCTTGACGACGGCTTCACGAATTACGAGGATCTCACCGAAGAGCAGATCAAGGGGCTCAGCGACAAGGTCTCGGCACTCGCCGAACCGCTGTCGCAGCTCACCGCGCTGCTGCTCGGCTAA
- the efeB gene encoding iron uptake transporter deferrochelatase/peroxidase subunit, with protein sequence MATTGLTGADDDQPASPESTDSGEAGASAATPKPEHVSRRGLFGAIAASGVMGMLAGGAGVRLGQTIAEQSEGDGTTYAFFGEHPAGITTPMQDRVHFAAFDIDDDASREELIDLLQRWSYAASRLQLGLDVSASGAVGGSEYAPPDDTGEALGLPPSGLTITIGFGPGVFEDADGNDRFGVRDQRPEALAPLPAFSGDDLRAAISGGDLAVQACADDPQVAVHAIRNFTRMAFGTATLKWSSLGFGRTSSTSRAQRTPRNLFGFKDGTHNIMAEDVDDTNDYVWVQQGDGPDWLAGGSYMIVRKIRMLIESWDRSQLGEQERVFGRDKGEGAPLSGGDEFTAPNFAATDSAGEPRIPVQSHVHLAHPEQNGGKRILRRAFNYVDGNDELGLLDAGLLFISFQRDPQQFIDIQKNLSRDLLNEYIRHVSSGVWAVPPIPTDGSYAGATLFEA encoded by the coding sequence ATGGCAACAACCGGTCTCACCGGCGCCGACGACGACCAGCCCGCCTCGCCCGAGTCCACCGACTCGGGCGAGGCGGGCGCTTCGGCGGCGACACCCAAGCCCGAGCACGTCAGCCGGCGCGGGCTCTTCGGCGCCATCGCCGCGAGCGGCGTGATGGGGATGCTCGCTGGCGGCGCCGGGGTGCGGCTCGGCCAGACCATCGCCGAGCAGTCAGAGGGCGACGGCACGACGTACGCCTTCTTCGGCGAGCATCCGGCCGGCATCACCACGCCGATGCAGGACCGCGTGCACTTCGCGGCCTTCGACATCGACGACGACGCGTCGCGCGAGGAACTCATCGACTTATTGCAGCGGTGGAGCTACGCCGCGTCGCGCCTCCAGCTTGGGCTCGACGTTTCGGCCTCGGGCGCCGTCGGCGGGTCGGAGTACGCGCCGCCCGACGACACCGGCGAGGCGCTTGGTCTGCCACCGTCGGGCCTTACGATCACGATCGGCTTCGGCCCCGGGGTATTTGAGGATGCGGATGGCAACGACCGCTTCGGCGTGCGCGACCAGCGACCCGAGGCCCTCGCCCCGCTGCCGGCATTCTCGGGCGACGACCTGCGCGCGGCGATCTCGGGCGGCGACCTCGCCGTGCAGGCATGCGCCGACGACCCGCAGGTCGCGGTGCACGCGATCCGCAATTTCACCCGCATGGCATTCGGCACCGCGACCCTGAAATGGAGCTCGCTCGGCTTCGGGCGCACCTCCTCGACGAGCCGCGCCCAGCGCACGCCCCGCAACCTCTTCGGGTTCAAAGACGGCACGCACAACATCATGGCGGAGGACGTCGACGATACGAACGACTACGTCTGGGTGCAGCAGGGCGACGGCCCCGACTGGCTCGCCGGCGGCTCGTACATGATCGTGCGCAAGATCCGCATGCTCATCGAGTCGTGGGATCGCTCGCAGCTCGGCGAGCAGGAGCGCGTCTTCGGCCGCGACAAGGGCGAGGGGGCGCCGCTCTCGGGCGGCGACGAGTTCACCGCGCCGAACTTCGCCGCGACCGACTCGGCCGGGGAGCCCCGCATCCCGGTGCAATCGCACGTGCACCTCGCGCATCCCGAGCAGAACGGGGGCAAGCGCATCCTTCGTCGCGCCTTCAACTACGTCGACGGCAACGACGAACTCGGGCTGCTCGACGCGGGCCTGCTGTTCATCTCGTTCCAGCGTGACCCGCAGCAGTTCATCGACATTCAGAAGAACCTCTCGCGCGACCTGCTCAACGAGTACATTCGCCACGTCTCGAGCGGGGTCTGGGCCGTACCGCCGATTCCGACCGACGGCAGCTACGCGGGGGCGACGCTCTTCGAGGCGTAG
- a CDS encoding aminoacyl-tRNA deacylase, whose translation MTSVQSPELDPANNRAVAAVAASGIRHEVRTHGKASSLAEAAALRGVRPRQIVKSMIVKDGTGEYHVVLVPGDRVISWPKLRAVLGVNKAAMPSADEAKAVTGFARGTITPFGTLTPLDVVADVLVEPGPITVGGGAYSVGIYLDGDDLLAHFGAERVDITEPDPAFVEAPAEA comes from the coding sequence ATGACTTCTGTGCAATCACCCGAGCTCGACCCCGCGAACAACCGGGCGGTCGCGGCTGTCGCGGCCTCGGGCATCCGCCACGAGGTGCGCACGCACGGCAAGGCGTCGTCGCTCGCCGAGGCGGCGGCGCTGCGCGGCGTGCGGCCCCGGCAGATCGTGAAGTCGATGATCGTGAAGGACGGCACGGGGGAGTACCACGTGGTGCTCGTGCCCGGCGACCGGGTCATCTCGTGGCCGAAGCTGCGCGCCGTGCTCGGCGTGAACAAGGCCGCCATGCCCTCGGCCGACGAGGCGAAGGCGGTCACCGGCTTCGCCCGCGGCACGATCACGCCGTTCGGCACGTTGACGCCGCTCGACGTCGTGGCCGACGTGCTCGTCGAGCCCGGGCCCATCACCGTCGGCGGCGGGGCGTACTCGGTCGGGATCTACCTCGACGGCGACGACCTGCTCGCCCACTTCGGCGCCGAGCGCGTCGACATCACCGAGCCCGACCCGGCATTCGTCGAGGCGCCCGCCGAAGCATAG